One window of the Rhipicephalus sanguineus isolate Rsan-2018 chromosome 4, BIME_Rsan_1.4, whole genome shotgun sequence genome contains the following:
- the LOC119391988 gene encoding uncharacterized protein LOC119391988 produces the protein MVKTEDQRMLRRNRQHLLRIPGNGTSEDQDQDTESPEDMFDRDAYKQPSEPLLMQPTPDRPWHRVGIDLFQFGGASYVIVYDAHSNFPDVEKLRSTTTKEVIDKISGIFSRYGTPVEVCTDNGPQFGSQDFREFAQKYDFQHITSSPEFPRSNGLAEKGVQIVKRILKNNDSHGDFWLGLLAYRSSPLEDGRSPGELLQGRHLRTTLPKYQDDPGTTVEKHRQSSKGKALPPLESGTSVRIHNGDWSRTATVSEQAAPRSYMVKTEDQRMLRRNRQHLLRIPGNGTSEDQDQDTESPEDMFDRDKSQDCNTPGEQAHRDQQGMVEPTTITQGADHEGDNFSDVRKSTRKRTEPRRLHYDTNFHQVS, from the coding sequence ATGGTGAAGACGGAGGACCAGCGGATGCTGAGGCGAAATAGGCAACACCTGCTGCGCATACCCGGAAACGGTACAAGCGAGGATCAAGACCAGGACACCGAAAGCCCTGAAGACATGTTCGATCGGGATGCATACAAGCAGCCGAGTGAGCCCCTTCTCATGCAGCCAACCCCAGACAGGCCATGGCACCGAGTGGGAATTGACCTTTTTCAGTTCGGGGGAGCCTCCTATGTCATTGTATATGATGCCCACTCCAATTTCCCTGACGTAGAGAAGCTAAGAAGCACAACGACCAAAGAAGTAATAGATAAAATATCTGGCATCTTCTCACGGTACGGCACCCCGGTTGAAGTATGTACGGACAACGGGCCCCAGTTTGGATCGCAAGATTTCCGAGAATTCGCGCAAAAATATGACTTTCAGCACATCACATCGAGTCCAGAATTCCCGCGGTCAAATGGACTGGCAGAAAAGGGGGTCCAGATTGTTAAGCGCATCCTAAAGAACAATGACTCCCATGGGGACTTTTGGTTGGGTCTTTTGGCATATCGGTCATCCCCACTAGAAGATGGTCGCTCTCCGGGCGAACTACTGCAAGGCCGGCACCTTCGCACGACGCTTCCCAAGTACCAAGATGATCCCGGCACTACAGTGGAAAAGCATCGCCAGTCTTCGAAGGGAAAGGCACTACCACCGCTCGAAAGTGGAACTTCAGTGCGCATTCATAATGGAGACTGGTCACGCACAGCGACAGTAAGCGAGCAAGCAGCACCAAGATCTTACATGGTGAAGACGGAGGACCAGCGGATGCTGAGGCGAAATAGGCAACACCTGCTGCGCATACCCGGAAACGGTACAAGCGAGGATCAAGACCAGGACACCGAAAGCCCTGAAGACATGTTCGATCGGGACAAAAGCCAGGACTGCAATACACCGGGAGAACAAGCGCACCGAGACCAACAAGGCATGGTGGAGCCCACAACTATAACGCAAGGTGCCGACCATGAAGGTGACAACTTTTCTGATGTACGAAAGTCGACCAGGAAACGTACCGAACCTCGACGGTTGCATTACGACACAAACTTTCACCAAGTTTCCTAA